Proteins from a genomic interval of Benincasa hispida cultivar B227 chromosome 7, ASM972705v1, whole genome shotgun sequence:
- the LOC120080927 gene encoding uncharacterized protein LOC120080927, whose protein sequence is MGNCQAVDAAALVIQHPSGRIERLYWPVVASEVMRTNPGHYVSLIIPLPQSEDDNREPKTVRFTRVKLLRPNDTLALGHAYRLVTTQEVMKVLRAKKYAKSKKLLPESEEKPQMASEKRSAGGELEDTEKNQQAVKHERHRIRTPVANTTAARSKAWRPSLQSISEAAS, encoded by the exons ATGGGGAATTGCCAGGCGGTTGATGCGGCGGCTCTGGTTATACAGCACCCAAGTGGCCGGATTGAGAGGTTGTATTGGCCGGTGGTGGCTAGTGAAGTTATGAGGACTAATCCGGGTCACTATGTTTCTCTTATAATTCCCTTGCCTCAATCTGAGGATGATAATCGGGAGCCCAAGACGGTGCGTTTTACTCGTGTCAAGCTTCTCCGGCCAAATGATACTCTTGCTCTTGGCCATGCCTATCGGCTTGTTACCACTCAGG AGGTTATGAAGGTGTTGCGGGCTAAAAAGTATGCAAAATCTAAGAAGCTACTGCCGGAATCGGAAGAGAAGCCGCAAATGGCGTCGGAGAAGCGGTCTGCCGGTGGCGAATTAGAAGATACTGAAAAGAACCAGCAG GCAGTCAAACATGAAAGACATCGAATCAGAACACCAGTAGCAAACACCACTGCGGCGAGGTCAAAGGCTTGGAGACCATCATTGCAGAGCATCTCTGAAGCTGCCAGCTGA